One genomic segment of Thermodesulfovibrionales bacterium includes these proteins:
- a CDS encoding peptide-binding protein — protein MKKALSVLLLLIALAGCKGDKHPTVVRSGPEDGSSVPAYGDTLVEGSIGEPTILIPMLAGDNASHSVAGLIFNGLVKYDTDLSVIGDLAESWEISKDGLVITFHLRKNVKWTDGSEFTADDVMFGYRLIVDEKTPTAYSEDFKQVKKAEVLDKYTFRVTYEKPFAPALTSWGNLVILPKHLLEGKDITKAEFGRNPIGLGPYKFSQWISGQEVILDSNHDYFEGRPYIDHYVYRVIPDPATMFLELRAGGIDMMGLTPLQYTKQTDTPYFKENFQKFRYPQFVYTYMGLNLKHPFFQDRRVRQAMAYAIDKSEIVEVVLYGLGSVATGPYVPNTWPYNPNVKKYEFNPDKAKQLLKEAGWKEGRNGMLEKDGRPFRFTILTNMGNTLRMNTATIIQYRLAKVGIKVDIRALEWSTFVNQFIDKRRFEAVILGWAISPDPDQYDIWYSGKTKEKEFNFVGYNNPEVDALLEEGRRTFDIEARKKAYFRIQEILAEDLPYIFLYVPDATTIVQGRFRGIKASPIGITYNLPKWYVPENLQRHRIEP, from the coding sequence ATGAAGAAAGCCCTTTCTGTCCTTCTCCTGTTAATAGCCCTTGCGGGATGCAAAGGCGATAAGCATCCAACGGTCGTCCGTTCCGGACCTGAAGACGGTTCTTCCGTCCCCGCATACGGCGATACTCTCGTTGAAGGTTCTATCGGAGAGCCTACCATTCTCATTCCGATGCTCGCGGGCGACAACGCCTCGCATAGTGTCGCGGGGCTGATTTTCAACGGACTCGTCAAGTATGACACCGACCTCAGTGTTATCGGCGACCTCGCGGAATCCTGGGAGATCTCGAAGGACGGTCTCGTCATCACCTTTCACCTGAGGAAGAACGTGAAGTGGACCGACGGCTCCGAATTTACCGCCGATGATGTGATGTTCGGCTATCGATTGATCGTTGATGAGAAGACGCCGACCGCATATAGCGAAGACTTTAAGCAGGTCAAGAAGGCGGAGGTGCTCGATAAGTATACCTTCAGGGTTACCTATGAGAAGCCCTTCGCACCCGCTCTCACATCATGGGGCAATCTCGTGATACTCCCGAAGCACCTCCTCGAAGGCAAGGATATCACGAAGGCTGAATTCGGCAGGAACCCAATCGGTCTGGGGCCTTATAAGTTCTCACAGTGGATATCCGGTCAGGAAGTCATACTCGACTCGAATCACGATTATTTCGAGGGAAGACCCTATATCGATCACTATGTCTACCGGGTGATACCTGACCCTGCAACGATGTTCCTTGAGCTTCGGGCCGGCGGCATAGACATGATGGGTCTGACGCCGCTCCAATACACGAAGCAGACAGATACCCCATACTTCAAGGAGAATTTTCAGAAGTTCCGCTATCCCCAGTTCGTCTACACTTACATGGGCCTGAATCTCAAGCATCCTTTCTTTCAGGACAGGAGGGTGAGGCAGGCGATGGCGTACGCGATCGACAAGAGCGAGATCGTTGAAGTCGTGCTTTACGGGCTCGGCAGCGTTGCGACAGGCCCCTATGTTCCGAACACATGGCCGTACAATCCGAACGTGAAAAAGTATGAGTTTAACCCTGATAAGGCGAAGCAGCTCCTCAAGGAAGCGGGCTGGAAGGAAGGCCGTAATGGGATGCTCGAAAAGGACGGGAGGCCCTTCAGGTTCACGATACTCACGAATATGGGGAACACGCTCAGGATGAATACGGCGACGATTATCCAGTACCGGCTCGCGAAGGTGGGGATCAAGGTAGATATACGGGCCCTCGAATGGTCCACCTTTGTGAATCAGTTTATCGACAAGAGGCGCTTCGAGGCAGTGATACTCGGCTGGGCCATCAGTCCCGACCCGGACCAGTATGATATCTGGTATTCGGGAAAGACAAAGGAGAAGGAATTCAATTTTGTCGGCTATAATAATCCCGAGGTGGATGCCCTTCTTGAGGAAGGCCGCAGGACGTTCGATATAGAGGCGAGGAAAAAGGCGTACTTCAGGATACAGGAGATACTCGCCGAAGACCTTCCCTATATCTTCCTCTACGTACCGGATGCCACGACGATCGTGCAGGGGAGGTTCAGGGGCATAAAGGCATCGCCGATAGGGATAACCTATAATCTGCCGAAGTGGTATGTGCCGGAGAATCTGCAGCGCCACAGGATCGAGCCTTAG